A window of the Lactobacillus gasseri ATCC 33323 = JCM 1131 genome harbors these coding sequences:
- a CDS encoding 2-hydroxymuconate tautomerase — MPFVHVELIKGRSDEQLTQMMKDITEAVHKNTGAPKEHIHVIINELDKHTYGQGGEWRA, encoded by the coding sequence ATGCCATTTGTACATGTAGAATTAATTAAGGGTAGAAGTGATGAGCAATTAACTCAAATGATGAAGGATATTACTGAAGCTGTGCATAAGAATACTGGTGCGCCAAAAGAACACATTCACGTAATTATTAATGAACTTGATAAGCATACCTATGGTCAAGGCGGCGAATGGAGAGCTTAA
- a CDS encoding GNAT family N-acetyltransferase, whose product MRKFQETDFDDLCVIHDQARKQELKAAFKPLKIAAIEEDLFSYNIYVAAIDEKIVAFVAFSDDELAWLYVDPSFQKQGIGSKLIEFSLTKMKRPTYLEVLTGNPAKSLYLHKGFKFLQHESGKMPGNETFHVEVDLLIYK is encoded by the coding sequence ATTAGAAAATTTCAAGAAACTGACTTTGATGATTTATGTGTAATACACGATCAAGCAAGGAAGCAAGAATTAAAAGCAGCCTTCAAACCGTTGAAGATTGCAGCAATTGAAGAAGACTTATTTTCATATAATATTTATGTAGCAGCAATAGATGAAAAGATTGTTGCTTTTGTTGCCTTTAGCGATGATGAACTCGCCTGGCTTTATGTGGATCCTAGTTTTCAAAAGCAAGGAATTGGCAGTAAATTGATTGAATTTTCATTAACTAAGATGAAACGTCCAACTTATTTAGAAGTGTTAACTGGTAATCCTGCAAAAAGTTTGTATTTACATAAAGGCTTTAAATTTCTGCAGCATGAATCAGGAAAAATGCCTGGAAATGAGACATTTCACGTTGAAGTTGACTTATTGATTTATAAGTAG
- a CDS encoding DUF7679 family protein produces MRKRQEYIWCLIALPDGNKEWYCLSKVLRRALFIEKKNNQFWKQTMIGNYITVARSKYIKGRARLTVGRIEKIRIRKNGAADWHWSRNQFITAEHLLNLKDSYNYLRHDYCWYNRLAIKMALIYWHNKLLQIKLNSIRYAVKKKRLKLERTLKNGRKDFS; encoded by the coding sequence TTGCGAAAAAGACAAGAATATATTTGGTGTTTAATTGCGCTACCAGACGGTAATAAAGAGTGGTATTGCTTAAGTAAGGTACTAAGACGGGCGCTTTTTATTGAAAAGAAAAACAATCAATTTTGGAAACAAACCATGATTGGCAATTATATTACTGTTGCAAGAAGCAAGTACATTAAAGGGCGAGCAAGACTAACAGTTGGTCGAATTGAGAAAATTAGAATTCGTAAAAATGGTGCTGCTGATTGGCACTGGAGCCGTAATCAATTCATTACAGCAGAGCATCTGCTCAACCTTAAGGATTCATATAATTATTTGAGGCATGACTATTGTTGGTATAATCGTTTAGCGATCAAAATGGCCTTAATTTATTGGCATAACAAATTGCTACAAATTAAACTGAATTCTATAAGATATGCAGTTAAAAAGAAACGATTAAAATTAGAAAGAACATTAAAAAATGGAAGAAAAGATTTTAGTTAG
- a CDS encoding DUF2207 domain-containing protein — translation MKKFFHLIIGMIMLVTLTIIFTKPASADVDYDITNVDVTAHVNINGSLLMERRITYKFDDDAHGVFYQQNLTNNQELKNQQVRIISGKNSQPVVQSDSHANNTYELSHSDHGYRFKVWHNVTDGDKFTVIYTYEITNAIINWKDTAELNFKIIGDGWDTDLDNVRVGIFFPGPVKDLKAWAHGDLSGQITVNPEKGNIIMTAANVSGNEGIEVHSLFPTAVTSQNKNIRDQNHKKYVLNQEAKFAREANERRQRSRIFGLGALALSGLFSLFIIIKSFTLKKSGVKPKKEKQLPRNYDLPRVSPVMAEILDIDNKPSSRSLTAYLMELAVQKRIEIDPVKVRRKTYYKISLTDKDLKDEVPLIRYLFNKVGDGKSFTTYELKKHRSSKLSKIFASWQKQKKQEAVSAGFLDKQIESKKDTNLVLMIILLVLSGAGIIAAFFSSEGAAGLFIAAVILIGVAILATIYSNKKLSPYTDKGAEATNQVRGFKKMLDEIGNFKMREVGELPLWEKIMPYAVALGVSKKVLKQLKIEFADEIDDANILFWGPFYSSGQDGFASNFNSSFNSGANLNSSASGGSGGFSGGSSGGFGGGSGGGAF, via the coding sequence ATGAAAAAATTTTTTCACCTAATAATTGGAATGATAATGCTTGTAACTTTAACCATTATCTTTACAAAACCTGCATCAGCTGATGTAGATTATGATATTACTAATGTTGATGTTACTGCTCATGTAAATATAAATGGATCATTGTTGATGGAGAGAAGAATCACTTATAAATTTGACGATGATGCTCATGGTGTTTTTTATCAACAAAATCTTACTAATAATCAAGAACTAAAAAATCAGCAGGTTAGAATAATATCTGGCAAGAATTCACAGCCTGTCGTGCAAAGTGATAGTCACGCTAATAATACTTATGAATTGAGTCATAGCGACCATGGCTATCGCTTTAAGGTATGGCATAACGTAACTGATGGTGATAAATTTACGGTAATTTATACTTATGAAATTACGAATGCCATCATTAACTGGAAAGATACAGCCGAACTAAATTTTAAAATTATTGGTGATGGCTGGGATACAGATCTTGATAATGTTCGAGTAGGAATCTTTTTCCCGGGTCCAGTTAAGGATCTGAAAGCTTGGGCTCATGGTGACTTGTCGGGACAAATTACAGTTAATCCTGAAAAAGGCAATATTATTATGACAGCTGCAAATGTAAGTGGAAATGAAGGAATCGAGGTTCACAGTCTTTTTCCTACAGCGGTAACAAGTCAAAATAAAAATATTAGAGATCAAAATCATAAAAAATATGTCTTGAATCAAGAAGCAAAATTTGCTCGGGAAGCTAATGAACGTCGTCAAAGGAGTAGAATATTTGGCTTAGGTGCTTTGGCACTATCAGGCTTATTTTCTCTATTCATAATAATTAAAAGTTTTACTTTGAAGAAATCTGGAGTAAAGCCTAAAAAAGAAAAGCAATTACCCAGAAATTATGATCTTCCTAGAGTCTCACCAGTAATGGCTGAAATTTTGGATATAGATAATAAGCCAAGTTCTAGATCATTAACTGCTTATTTAATGGAATTAGCTGTACAAAAGAGGATAGAAATTGATCCAGTTAAGGTAAGAAGAAAAACATACTATAAAATTTCTTTAACCGACAAGGACTTGAAAGATGAAGTTCCTTTAATAAGATACCTATTTAATAAGGTTGGCGATGGAAAAAGTTTTACAACCTATGAACTAAAAAAACATCGATCTTCTAAGTTAAGTAAAATCTTCGCAAGTTGGCAGAAACAGAAAAAGCAAGAAGCAGTTAGTGCTGGATTTTTGGATAAACAGATTGAGAGTAAGAAAGATACTAATTTAGTTTTAATGATCATCTTGTTAGTATTAAGTGGCGCTGGAATAATTGCTGCTTTCTTTTCTAGTGAGGGAGCAGCAGGCTTATTTATAGCGGCTGTAATTCTGATAGGAGTCGCAATTCTAGCAACTATTTATAGTAATAAAAAGCTATCGCCATATACTGATAAGGGAGCAGAGGCGACTAATCAAGTACGTGGTTTTAAGAAAATGCTAGATGAGATTGGTAATTTTAAGATGCGTGAAGTCGGAGAATTGCCTTTGTGGGAAAAAATTATGCCATATGCAGTTGCTTTAGGTGTATCTAAAAAGGTATTGAAGCAACTTAAAATAGAATTTGCAGATGAAATTGATGATGCAAACATTTTGTTCTGGGGTCCATTTTATAGCTCAGGACAGGATGGATTTGCAAGTAATTTTAATTCAAGCTTTAATTCAGGGGCAAACTTAAACTCATCAGCTTCTGGTGGATCGGGTGGTTTTTCCGGTGGTTCATCAGGCGGCTTTGGTGGTGGCAGCGGAGGAGGCGCCTTTTAA
- a CDS encoding PfkB family carbohydrate kinase, whose amino-acid sequence MEEKILVSQDLSCLGQVSLSVALPILGACGYQPDVLPTAILSTHTGGFGDNTFLNLNSEMSKIIAHWRDQKIDFKNLYLGYLGKEAIDFWLSHISDFKDSNVLLDPAMADSGKLYHGLDTDYVTKMRILAKSATILTPNLTEACLLLGKNYRDFSINEIKKLALELKERFKLKEVVITGILMKEKIKMVGVSANDQVFVIENEKVGRSFFGTGDMFASSLLVAILAGYSLKEGVEIAATFIKMAIEVTDLTQDKRLGPNYAGALPWLMNKSRERG is encoded by the coding sequence ATGGAAGAAAAGATTTTAGTTAGTCAAGATCTCTCCTGCCTGGGTCAGGTTTCACTTAGTGTTGCCTTACCAATTTTAGGAGCATGTGGCTATCAGCCAGATGTATTGCCGACAGCGATTTTGTCTACTCATACTGGTGGATTTGGCGATAATACTTTCTTAAATTTAAATAGCGAAATGAGTAAAATTATTGCTCATTGGCGGGACCAAAAGATTGATTTTAAAAATTTATACTTAGGCTATTTAGGTAAAGAAGCTATTGATTTTTGGCTGAGTCATATTTCTGATTTTAAAGACAGTAACGTACTGCTTGATCCAGCTATGGCAGATTCAGGTAAACTATATCACGGATTAGACACAGACTATGTGACAAAAATGCGTATACTTGCTAAGTCTGCAACAATCTTAACCCCTAATTTAACTGAAGCTTGCCTATTACTTGGGAAAAATTATCGTGATTTTTCAATTAATGAAATTAAAAAGCTTGCTTTAGAATTAAAAGAAAGATTCAAATTAAAAGAGGTAGTAATTACTGGTATTCTAATGAAAGAAAAAATTAAGATGGTAGGAGTATCAGCTAATGATCAAGTATTTGTAATCGAAAATGAAAAAGTAGGACGTTCATTTTTTGGTACAGGAGATATGTTTGCAAGTAGCTTATTAGTAGCAATTTTAGCAGGTTATTCCTTAAAAGAAGGCGTAGAAATAGCTGCTACTTTTATTAAAATGGCAATTGAAGTAACAGATTTAACTCAGGATAAGCGTTTAGGACCTAATTATGCAGGTGCTTTGCCTTGGTTAATGAATAAAAGTAGAGAAAGAGGATAG
- a CDS encoding ECF transporter S component yields MRTKENSLVSIIMTGLFAAIIYLGVWVLRIPVPALVGRPFIHFGNTLTAVAILYLGYRNGMLAGIIGLGGFDLLNGYAATSWLTMLEVVIVASVLTAVYKGMHYQDSKRNIIILGIIAGITKIFTTYCVSIVEALMVGTSLNVALVSSFVSLPATVINSISTAICTPILYFAVRDGAKRVLRKSV; encoded by the coding sequence ATGCGGACAAAAGAAAATTCACTGGTTTCAATAATTATGACTGGCTTATTTGCTGCGATAATTTATTTAGGTGTCTGGGTCTTACGAATCCCAGTTCCAGCTTTAGTTGGTCGACCATTCATTCATTTTGGTAATACCTTAACTGCTGTTGCAATTTTGTATCTAGGATATCGAAATGGAATGTTAGCGGGAATTATTGGCTTAGGCGGTTTTGACTTACTTAATGGTTATGCAGCCACCTCTTGGTTAACAATGCTTGAAGTGGTGATAGTTGCCAGTGTCTTAACGGCAGTATACAAAGGGATGCACTATCAAGATAGTAAAAGAAATATTATTATTTTAGGAATTATCGCGGGGATAACTAAAATTTTTACAACTTACTGTGTTTCAATTGTAGAAGCATTGATGGTTGGAACTAGTTTAAATGTAGCTTTAGTTAGCTCTTTTGTGAGTTTACCGGCAACGGTTATTAATTCAATTTCAACTGCAATTTGCACGCCAATTTTGTATTTTGCAGTGCGCGATGGTGCAAAAAGAGTTTTAAGAAAGAGTGTATAG